The nucleotide window CGTTAATtaaaatataagcataaaaCATTTAGCAGCCTCACTAATCTTCCCTATtcacatccatataaacttccaTAATCCaagatcattgatttttttaagtTAGAGTTTTGCTCTTTATTGATTAATGATAAAAATCTTCTATGAGGGTGATGACATGGATGAACAATATTAAATAAATGATCATTTCATGTTCTTAGGGGAGAGAAGCTGATTTCTCACATTTTGACGACTTGGAGGCGAAACATATTGATTTTGGAACTGGAAACTAGGCCTCGGCTGGAAATTGCTTATAGTTTGGTTCGCTTTAAATGAGTGATTAACTGGAGGATTGGCAACAGcatatatttcttttacttGTTCACAGTCTATTATGTAGGTTTTTATAGCAATTATTGAGGAGAGCCGCTCCTGaacttttttcttccttacaaGATAAATTTAGGAACAATCTTTTATCTCTTGAACTCTTACCTTGGCCCAACTGTTCGATTTGGATTGAAGGCGTTATCATTTTCATGTTGTAAGGGCTTGGAGAGCCTCTTCTTTAGTAGCTAGTTTGAAGTGTTTTTTAATTATCATGTGGATTTTTCATAAATGCTTCAGGCTACTTCATCTTAGGTGGAGTTTTGGAAGGAAGAAGGTCCCTCATTGGGCGAGGATTAAACGGCTTTTCATTAGAATTATGACGGTTCCTGGAGAATTCTATTTGATCTTGAAGGGAGTGTAAGTCTTCTTGATGCTGAATTATGCAGCTTTGAAAGCTTGAGGCTTTTCGTCAGATTTATCTCTAAAAATTCTTAAGTTGTTTTGGCTGTTAAATGGAAAATTTAGGTTGCGTTGGATTTTAGCTTATGTATTGTATTTAATGCTAGCTTCTGATTGCTTCTTGCAGACTTGCTTCAATTTTTGTTATGAgtcattcttcatcatctccTGCAAGCTTTGAACAGAAGGCAAGCCCAAAAATTGCTTTAGTTGTTTTGGCGCTATGGGCTTGGTCTATCAGGTCGACCGAGTGGGCAATTGTTCTGGAAAAACTGTTGTCTTGAGTTGTTTGGCAAGGAATGAGTGATGCTTGACTCGTAAAATGTTGACATTTAGCTCGTTTTTCCTGTATTGTACTCAAAAGGGTATTGCTTTTCTTCAAGCTAGCTATAAAGTAGATGCCGATACTAATCCGGAGTTAATATTTACGATTCatgcttatttttattggttAATGAACTTTATAATCTTGACTTCTTCCCTTGAATCTATTAACAAAGGGATGCTTCACGATTTCCTCAATAGTGATCCTTTTTTTCGGATTTATCTGAAAGATTCTTTCGAGAAGATCGATGAACTGCTTATCTGCTTTGTAGAAGATATCACTAAGTGATCTTTTTTTTGAGACGGTCATTGATTATACAATAGATCTGCTTGCTTCGCTTCTAACAAAAGTCAGCTAATCACGACACGGCTTGCCAGTAACTTCAAAGATTTTCTAAAGTTGGGATATGGATGAAGACCCTTGAAAGATGGGTCTTCCAAGGAAGATCTCAGCGAGTATGCAGCCCAAGCTCCATATATCAATTTATTTACCATAGTTATTTGAGCAGAGTAATATTTAGGAGCCCTATACCATCTAGTGGCAATATTTTCAGTAAGGATCACCCTTGAGTGTCCCTCGCATGGAACTAGGGATCGTATAAGGCCGAAATCACATAATTTTACCTCACAACTTTAGTTGACTAGGATATTAGAAGGTTTAGGTCCCTGTGTATCAACTGGGCGGAATGGAGGTAGTTGACGGCTTGGGTGATttgaaagaagatgaaatgttTGTGAATTTCCTGAGAACGTTGTTCCTGATGGCTGTGCTGAGATCTGCCTACATAAATTAAAGTGCTATGTAGATGTCTCGGGTGTTTTCAGGCTTGAAAAATTAGAGAATTTTGATGATGTTGGGATGGTTGAGTTTTTGGAGATATTTGATTTCCCGGTAGGCTCGTTGCGCGTCGGTGGAGTTTCGGAAGGCATCATATATCTTTTTTAAAGCACAAAAAGATGAGGTTTTTTTATCTTTAGCTTTCCAGACCTGCCCATAAGCACCCTGCCCTACCTTCTTCACAATTTAGAATGTTCGCAGAATCTTGCCATCAATTGTGTCGaacatttctttcttcattgatCGGatgtataaaaataatcaaaattgaTTAATGCAACGAAGAATACATATATTTTTGGTAAATTTctattgaaaatgcaagttttCCTCAAACCAAACAATTTCCCCTTTTTAGAGAtgtaaaaatattaataaattgGTTGATTCGccattaaatttattttatcaTCTTTATTGTACATTTAACTCTGGaattatttattgaaaaaataatatctaGAAGCCAGAGATAATTACCAACCatctaaaataaatttaattgaatgaactcacaaaaactatatttttatattgtaaCTACCAGCCATAATAATTTCAGTTGATAAACATCCAAGCATACCTTACCAGAAAGTTATCCagaatcacttaaataaatCGAATCGCAATCATAACCTCTTGCTTGAATCCATCAACTGAAGCtcaattcctttcctttcaaattCTTCGGTGCTGGGTCAACTATTTTCAGCGATATTTAGTTCTGGCTGTATCCCACATCAGCATTAGCGAGGATGAGATTCCCCACCGAATTGAAATTATTTGCTGATTTGAGGATGTTTATCACATCTTTTTAGGTCAAAGGATCATTCTACTCACCATGAACTGCATAGTCAAGCCCCTAGTGCTCCTAATCTTCACTCACCTTAGCCTACATCACCTTACCCAATAAAAAGTAAAGGAGCCATGTCATAGCAAAAGAGTATGCAGCTGCGACCACAATAGATAGTATATTAACTCCCAACTGTCTTCCGTTTCCATAGAAGAGGCCTGTTTGTGTTTCGAAGAATCTGTGGTTGCGAAAAATCCAGCCGCAATGCCACCCCAGACAGCACTGATGCCATGACATCCAAAGACATCAAGTGTATCTGCAAGTTCTTCGAAGTGCTTGGATTTGAAGTGGCAGAAAAGATATGAGAAAATTCCTCCGAGTGCTCCGATGATAGGTGCTGCCCAGAGATTAACATAACCTGCAGCAGGAGTGATAGCAACTAAACCGCAGATGGCTCCACAGCACCACCCAACGATGCTCGGCTGGGCAGTGATAAGGTATTGCATAGCTGCCCACCCTAGTCCAGCCGCACAGGCAGCCAGGTGACTGTTAGTTATGGCTATTGCTGCAAGTTGGCCAGAAGCAAGTGCAGATCCTCCGTTGAATCCGAACCATCCAATCCAGAGGATGGCAGTTCCGATCAAAGTCAGCGAAATACTTGCTGAGTTTTGCTTATAGCTCTTCTTCTCACCATGTCCTAAGTAAAAAGCAGAGGCAAGACCAGCAAAACCAGCAGGAATGTGAATCACATTTCCACCCGCGAAATCGATTGCCCCCATCTTGAATAGCCATCCATCGTGATTCCACATCCAGAAGGCAACAGGCGAATAAACGATGATGTTGAAGGCGATGGTCAGCACAATCAGGAAGGAAACTCTGATCCTTCCGATAACTGAACCAATAAAAATGGCTGGAGTGATGGCTGCGAACATAGtctgaaagaagaagaaagtagaAAAGGGAATAGTTGCCGCGTATTAACTGCCCTATGTGAGTGCGATTTTTCTCAAGCCGCAATACGTGCAATCTCCTATAAAGCCAGTAGCTCCTGACTGGCTTGAGAAGGCAAGAGAAAAGCCAACAAGGGCCCACGTTATAGTGGCTATGCAGAAGACTAGTAGGCAATAGGCTATGGTGCTTAATAAATTTTTCTTATTGACCATACCTCCGTAAAAAAAGCCGACTCCAGGGGTCATGAGCATGACGAGGCATCCTGAGATCAAAACCCAAGCATTATCTCCTGAATCTAATGGAACTGacatatttataattatataaaCACTTCGTTTGATGTTATGGATCTAAGCGCAATCATCACCGTAATGTATTTTTGAGGCCAAGGAACCAAGCATCATCAAAGTTAAAcattttgcatcatattttttcattggATCTTGAAAAAAGGGCTTATAAAGAGCCAGAACATTCTTTATTAgaacatgaaaaaggaaaattgtttttaaaattggtAAGATCGTATTGTACTTGAATGGGCTTAACAATGTTCAAATAAAGAATTATGtgaatattttaatcatttggCTTCCAGGTTATTCGTGCGAAtgttaatatatttaaaaataaacgaatgttcatcataaaaaataaaaaaatatagtaaaaatAGATGGAATTTGTATTCGTCGATTAATATCATTCAAACCAGTCAAAATAATGTTAGTCCtgcatttattatttttcaaactaAATCATGGCAAATAACATAAACGAAAATCATTAAATCATCAAAAATTGTAATCTTACaatttttaaaaggcaaaatTACCGATAAAA belongs to Nymphaea colorata isolate Beijing-Zhang1983 unplaced genomic scaffold, ASM883128v2 scaffold0018, whole genome shotgun sequence and includes:
- the LOC116267940 gene encoding uncharacterized protein LOC116267940; translated protein: MFAAITPAIFIGSVIGRIRVSFLIVLTIAFNIIVYSPVAFWMWNHDGWLFKMGAIDFAGGNVIHIPAGFAGLASAFYLGHGEKKSYKQNSASISLTLIGTAILWIGWFGFNGGSALASGQLAAIAITNSHLAACAAGLGWAAMQYLITAQPSIVGWCCGAICGLVAITPAAGYVNLWAAPIIGALGGIFSYLFCHFKSKHFEELADTLDVFGCHGISAVWGGIAAGFFATTDSSKHKQASSMETEDSWELIYYLLWSQLHTLLL